The Populus nigra chromosome 4, ddPopNigr1.1, whole genome shotgun sequence genome contains the following window.
TCTCACAAACACCATGAAAAAGGCAAGTATGAAGACAGACAAGTATTTCATGGAGTTATCAGACCCGCATGTGATACATCACATATACCATACTGAAATTATTCTTGCTTCCAAGCCGCTTGATGGAAACAATTATGGGCAATGGAGTCGTGCCATGTGCATGGGTCTCAGCGCAAAGAACAAAATGGGGTTCATTGATGGAACCATTACAACTCCGTCACCCCTAAATGAAAACTATGCATCTTGGAAAAGATGCAATGATATGGTAACACTGTGGATCATAAATTCTGTCCACCCAGACATTTCCAGCAGCATTATATACACCGAATCTGTTGCTGCAATTTGGAACGATCTCAAAGAAAGGTTTTCACAAAACAACGACTCAAGAATCTATCAGATTCGAcaagaaattattgaaaatcGTTAAGGGCAACTCTTGATTTCCTCTTATTATACCAAGATGAAAGCCTTATGGGATGAGTTAGCATCCTGCCATGATCCACTTGTTTGCACTTGTGCAGGTTTAAATGGACTCACTGAACgggaggagaaagaaagagtTATGCAATTCCTAATGGGATTGAATGAATCTTACTCCACAATACGAGGGTCGATCCTGATGATGAATCCACTCCCTGACACACGATGAGTTTGTGGTCTTATTCTCCAACATGAATAGCAAATGGATGTAGCAAGTCGTCGATATATATGGATGAATTTTCATGCAATGTAGGTAAGGCGAAACCCAACATTCTAGTCATTTAACAAACAAAGCACCAACACATCTTCACATAAACTACTCAAATACAACTACTGTGATGGAGATGGACACTTGGTAGACCATTGCTATTATATTATTAGGTTTTCAGATGGACATAGATGGTATGGCAAGAATGTGAAGCCGAGAAATAAGAGATCAATGGCCAATAATACTGAGGTTATTCACTCTGCTACAAGGGTTGTTCACACTGCCACAAATTCCAAGTACAACACTTCAATTCCAGATGGTCCTAAGTTCACTACCGAGGAGTATAATCAGATCATAGCCATGCTCCGTAATGGTAATGGACAACCATCTAAAAATGCAACAGGTATTTCGCCAAAATGCAATATAGCACAAACAAGTTCACATTCAACTATTTGTTGGATTATTGACAGTGGAGCAACTAATCATATATTACATTCATCACCAATGCACAACATTATTAATGCTCAGCATGCATATGTTGGTTTACCAAATGGGGGACTgacaaaaataagaaacattGGTTCTATCAAATTATCACGAGCTATCTCTCGATAAAGTTCTCTATGTACCAATACTTTATATCAATTTATTGTATGTCAGTAAATTAACAAGAGCTTTACATTGTATGGTAGCATTTTATCCGGATTTTTGTATTGTGCAGGACATGGACACGAAAAGGATAATTGACCTAGGAAAGCATTTTGATGGCCTCTACTACCTTACACCAAGACAAAACCCCTATCTCGCCAACCACATTCATTATACCAATAACTTATGGCATCGACGTTTAGGGCACCCGTCATCTGCACCTTTACTTTTATTagcaaaaaataatgttgaaatCATATTTAATCCCACACATATTTGCGATATTTGTCCTTACGTGTTTTTGGATGTCTTAGTTATGTTACCAACCTTACACCCTTCAATAAGTTTGATGTATGTGCACGTCGTTGTGTTTTTCTTAGTTATCCCATTAGCCAAAAGGGTTATAAGTTGTATGATCTTATCACACATAAATTTTTCACCTTACAAGATGTCATTTTCCATGAGCATAGTTTTCCTTACACCTCTTCCACACATGCCACCCAACCTATCATGCCGCTTGTTTATCCATCTCTCACTCTAGATCCCCTTCTTACAGACTTTCCCTCACCACACAACATTAATTCCTCTGATTTCATTTCCCTTCTAGTCACCACAACCACCCTAGAAACTATCATAACTAACAACACACCCGAAACTACCTTACCTTCTGCCATCACTGCATCCTCACCATAACTTGTTCTTAATGACAGATGCTCTCACCAAGCTACGCTACGCTAATCCACCTGTTCTTCCAAACCACCAGCTCATTTCAAAGATTACATGGCCCATCACTCAACTTTGCTCCTATACAAAGCAACATCCTTGCGGTCCATGTTTAGCACAAGACATCCACTCCATCGGTATGTTTCCTATTCATGCTTGTCCCTTCAATACCAATGTTTTCTTGCTCATATCTCCCACTTGGTAGAACATGCTACTTATTAACAAGCCTGTCAAAATCCCTACTTGGTAGAACCTCCCACTAGGTCACTACCATGCAAGCTGAACTCAAAGATCTCTCAGACAACAATACCTAGAGTTTTGTTCCTCTCCCACGTGGACAACGACCTATCGGCTGCAAATGGATGTTCAAGCTTAAGTATCGATATGATGGGACTCTTGAACGCCACAAAGCTCATCTTGTTGCAAAAGGTTTCACCCAACACGAAGGCATTGACTACAAAGAGACCTTCACCCCAGTAGCCAAATTCATTACTGCTCGTTGCCTCTTAGTTGTGGTTACTGTTTGCAATTGGTCTTTACACCAAATGGATGTTCAAAATGCTTTTCTTCATGGCAAACTCTAAGAGGAAGTTTACATGTTGCCTCCTCCAGGTTGTCATCGACAGGAGGAGAACATTGTTTGTCAACTCCACAAATCTTTATAGGGGCTTAAGCAGGCATCCAGAAGCTAGTTTAGAGAATTTTCTTCAGCAATACAGACCATCGATTTCTGTCAATCCAAGGTAGACTACTCTTTATTCACTCAAGTTAAGGGGATTTCACTCACTATTGTGCtgttatatgttgatgacatggtGATCACAGGCAATAATGAAGTAGAAATTAAGAACTTGAAAGGTTTTCTTAGTAGCAAATTTCGAATTAAGATCTCGGACcatgaaatattttcttggaGTTGAGATCGCACGATCACAAGTTGGAATCACCATTTGCTAACGAAAATATACACTGGACATATTGGAGGAGGCTGGATTACTTGGTGCTAAACCTACAAAGATACCAATGAAGGCAAAATTAGTATTAACACCTGCAGGTAGCAACCCACTACATGAGCCTGCAAGATATAGACACCTAGttggaaaattaatttacttgaCCATCACAGGACTAGAAATCGAATACACTGTCAACACATTAAGCCAGTTCATGTAAGATCCACAACAACATCATCTTGATATGGCATATCGACTTCTTTGATATCTCAAAAAGGTTTCTAGACAAGGTTTGATGTTTGCTTCCCACAATGAGCTTCATTTGATTAGTTACTGTGATTCATTTGATTAGTTACTGTGATGCAGATTAGGCGCGATGCCCCACAACACGTCGCTTAGTAACTGGTTATTGTATCTTCcttgaaaaatcattgatgTCATGGAAAAGCAAGAAACAGATTATAATTGCTCGGTCATCCACAGAGGTAAAATATCAGTCTATGGATGCAGCTACTTGTGAGTTAAGCtaactatgatttttttaagagatttatGTGTTAAACATTCCCTACCGGCAGGATTATTTTGTGGTAATCAAGCCGCCGCTCTGAACATAGCCACAAATTCCGTGTATCATGAAGGTACAAAACATATTGAGATTAATTGTAAGACTGTCCGTGAAAGAATTCAAAGAGGAGAGATCAAAACCTTATATGACAGTATTTTCCATTCACATCTGAGCAAGTTGGGCACTATTAATATAGAAGCTCCAACTTGAGCAGGAGTGTTAAAGGAAAGCAAACAgtgaatgaagaagaaaaacaaatctcttcGATTGATTGAACGAGATTATAGGATATAAATGTAATACTTTCCTGGAATAGCAGATTTGTAGTAGCACACCGGGTAGCATGGAGAGAATTAAGTTTATATGCTCTTCAAAGATGATTAAGTTAAATCTCTGCAAAATTGATAGTTATCAAAAAATCAAAGCCATGTATTCACCTGTACGTTTATCTGTTTTACATGGAATGTGTTGCGAATTGAAAGTTATAATAAGAGATGTAAGAAATCAGCAAAAAATActggtgtttttttctttgttcttcaaAAATTGGATTGCGTTCCTCTTCGTAATCAAGGTaagaaggaaagaaattaagaaatgaaagtttaattaattaagagcgATCCCTTCATAAATGGTGGTTAATCTGAGCTTAAAAGAACGAACAGCCAATTTGGCTCGTCTGGAAGTATATTTCTTAAAACTTCTATCAGAACCGGATCTGGAAAACCCAATGGCAACGGAATCAGCTGCCCGCTGCACCTGTGGCTCATGTTTTCGTTTCTGATAGATAACATTATGTTGCTGATGGTCATGATCAGGACTGACCAACAATACAGGAGAAATCCGGGCCTTCTTGCCGCGACGGGAACCACCTTTCTTAGAGGAGTTTTGAAGGGCCAAGCTAGCTTTGACAGCCAAAGCTGCCATATCTGAAGAGGCTAGCCTGCGATGAAGCTTTGAATGAGGAAGCACAAAATATATCTCATCGGCATGGAGAGGGACGTCCGAAGCCAAGACAGGAACGTATTCATCGTATGAAAGATGGTCGGAGTTGCAGAGGAACCAAGATGAGGACgatgaagaagaggaagatgagGACGCAATTTCAGACCGAAGAACTTGAGAAACGAAGGCAGGAAGATAGTATTCGCGAAGATCACCATGAATTGAAATAACTTTGGCGGTCTTGGGACGAAGCTGCTCATGAGATTCATGATGGCCCAAGTACGAAGAAGAAACACAAGCACCCATCTGTCGTTCTTCTTTTCGAAAGTAATTTTGAGGGCGGGCTGTAGCTGTTCGAGAAAAGATGTGGAACGCTGGAAATGGTTATTAATTCGCAACTGCTAGAAGATTTGATAAGAGGAGGAAGGAGAGATGAAGCGAAACAGGCTGGGCACAAGAGAGAATATGAGGGGGAATTGTGGAACAAGTGGTAGCTATAAagctattaataaataaatagacaaGTGAGGAGGCATTTCTCTGCTCTTTCTTTGATGTAAACAGAGAGACGTCGTCAGCAAGTCCGTCATGAACTAAACAAATTCCTTTCCGTTGCTATGACAAATCTTTCTTGTCAAACACACACAGCTAGCAACTGTAGCACTCCACTCAGCAATGACGTGGTCTGCGGCTGGAAGCAAGCATCCCCACCATCAAGTCAACAACTCTGAGTCTCAGGACAGGACAGGAAGAGGAGGGCTGAGTGGACCAAACAATGCCACCGCGGATGCTAGCCCGTGACAAACATTACTGTAATAATACTACTACGACTACTGGTTTTCTTTTGCCCACAGAATTTTCAAGTCTGATTTTTCCAGGTGTATGTACAACAACGGGTATAGTCTAAAGGTAATGACAGCCCAATACAGTCCTACTTTTTGTTCCTAAAATAACACCTCTATTCTCTCTCTCACCAATCCAATTGAAActagcttttatatatatatatatatatatatatagaaaacgTGCATTTATTAGGTTCCTCCGGAAGGAAACATCAACGCCTCCTCTTTTTTGCACCATCAACCCTGCTCTTTTTTTGCttcgacaaaaaaaatatctattttattcGTCACCGAGCATTCTCTTCATATACTGTGTGTTATCTTATACATATCATAGAGTGCATGGACGTGCATGCCACACAAACAGTGCGCACCGAATCTCAATGTTATTAATAAGCAGCCAAGCAGGCATGCCCAGTTAGGAAAACTCGTCGAGAACTGCCATAAATTTCAATGGGCGTATGTAAAAGAGGAAATAGTATTTAAATATTCCCACAACGTAATTTTCAAGTAATATGCTACGTACAGCTAATTAATACATCAAGAAGTATTGTGCGAGTCAGTTGGCGCTGGCCTTGCTTGCATCTTAATTCCCAAACAATTAACTGATGATGCTACACAACTGTCATGTCATGCAATAATTAACACCCACTGATCGAGTTCAGATATATTATTCCACTACAAGCCTGATCACCTCGCTTTGCCTGCCTCTTGTTTTGTGTTTGACGACATTGCAAAATACATATAAACAAGGGAACACAGGGCTTCCCAAATAACGAAAAAAGAAGGTTTTCTTTGTATATAACGTGTCAAGCCAAGTCCATACCAACGAAGATTCACGATGTAGCCGTTCTCAACGGGGTCAAAATTAACCACCACGCACACCACCGTGGTTTCAAACAGAACCGCCATCCAAGACTTTTTTTTGCCCTCCCGAACGGTTACGTAACGTACAATAACTTCACCTTTTCTCTTCCTtgttcttcatttgttttttaactctAACATTATTTACacttcatttcaaaaaaaaaaccatgcgccagttttttcaatctttaaataaaaaatatatcatatgtATGGATATTATAgcatctgatttttttttaattataaatgtcatagAACAGCAAAATTAATTATCCCCTGCTTGTTTAGCTAGGATTAATTTTATTGTGAGAGCATGCAAATCTCGGGTTTACGCGCGATTGAACTGTTTagataatattgattttaaattgaaattatcttttatatcaatttcGTGTTTAAACTCATTCAATTATAGTAAGTTTTCTATAAAGCAACATCATGTACTAAATATGATACAGATTGGACGATATTCGTCTCCAATTTGATATGGCTGACCAAATACTTTCTGATATCTTCACTCCTGTTATCTTATATCTCCAAATACTAACAAACAAGGCCTAGCTGTAACACACAGTTGGATCTCGAAGTGAAAGTTTGTCATGAGAAGCTTTTAGCTCCGTGGGGCTCCCTTGCCCTCGGACTGTGGTGATGGTTAGGCCAGTCCAAAAAACGGGCCGTGGAGGCCCATTTTCGGCACTCGTATGCTTTTTCAGAAAGGTTATAGCAACAGTTGAAAGCTAGATGGTTGTCTGTAAAAAGATGTTCTAAAAGTCGCCATTATTTCATGTCAATCGATCAAGCATAAATATATGTAATGCAAGATATATAATATACTGAAACCTGTCAGAACAGCTCCTGCCAAGCCTTGTTTCTGTGTCTACCACGTCATCTATCTATATACAGGAATCATGAAAATctagtaaaaaaactaatgtacaaaacaaacaatgaaaTGATTGTATCGTAATCTTATttccaaagaataaaaacacAGTGATTGATTTATGCTAATCCAGATCGAAGTCATTGAACTGTGCGAGTTGCTGTACCTAAACATATATAGAGATTTTCTGTAGTTGATTGCTTATTAGATGTCGTCGTCTTGGAAACAAATGCAATTAATTTGATAGATAGATATTTGTGGTCAGTGGAACAATCTCAATTCAACCCGAATGAGAACAAAAGCAGAGGTTGGAGAGCTTACCAAAGAGGCAGAGGGTGGAAGACGACACAACTAATAAACTAGAAACTCCGAAAGCAACACTTGTGGAGGGAGGGTGGGGTTGATTGTAAATTCACGAAGAGTGCTTTATGGAAAATGAGAAATGACGACGTGTGATGCCAAAGGCAACACCACAACCCAAGAGCCTTATCAACAAGTGATCTCACGAGGACCATTAGTTTATTCTCTCCTGTTTTAATCTGATGATGAGGATCATGATAATGATGATCACGATGATG
Protein-coding sequences here:
- the LOC133692738 gene encoding uncharacterized protein LOC133692738, with the protein product MGACVSSSYLGHHESHEQLRPKTAKVISIHGDLREYYLPAFVSQVLRSEIASSSSSSSSSSSWFLCNSDHLSYDEYVPVLASDVPLHADEIYFVLPHSKLHRRLASSDMAALAVKASLALQNSSKKGGSRRGKKARISPVLLVSPDHDHQQHNVIYQKRKHEPQVQRAADSVAIGFSRSGSDRSFKKYTSRRAKLAVRSFKLRLTTIYEGIALN